One window of the Aquila chrysaetos chrysaetos chromosome 8, bAquChr1.4, whole genome shotgun sequence genome contains the following:
- the CDK5R1 gene encoding cyclin-dependent kinase 5 activator 1: protein MGTVLSLSPSYRKAPLFEEGAATVGHYTAVQNSKNAKEKGLKRHSLISVLPWKRIAAVSAKKKSSKKVQPNGGYQSNVTHLNNENLKKSLSCANLATFAPPPPPAAAAAAAAALASAQKAPPAAPAAAAAAATPRRVVVQASTSELLRCLGEFLCRRCYRLKHLSPTDPVLWLRSVDRSLLLQGWQDQGFITPANVVFLYMLCRDVISAEVASDHELQAVLLTCLYLSYSYMGNEISYPLKPFLVESCKEAFWDRCLSIIDLMSPKMLQVNADPHYFTQVFADLKKESGAEEKGRLLIGLDR from the coding sequence ATGGGCACGGTGCTGTCGCTGTCGCCGAGCTACCGGAAGGCCCCGCTGTTCGAGGAGGGGGCGGCCACGGTGGGGCACTACACGGCGGTGCAGAACAGCAAGAACGCGAAGGAGAAGGGCCTGAAGCGGCACTCGCTGATCTCGGTGCTGCCCTGGAAGCGCATCGCCGCCGTCTCCGCCAAGAAGAAGAGCTCCAAGAAGGTGCAGCCCAACGGCGGCTACCAGAGCAACGTGACCCACCTCAACAACGAGAACCTGAAGAAGTCGCTCTCCTGCGCCAACCTCGCCACCTtcgcccccccgccgccccccgccgccgccgccgccgccgccgccgccctcgcCTCGGCGCAGAAGGCGCCGCcggccgcgcccgccgccgccgccgccgccgctacCCCGCGGCGGGTGGTGGTGCAGGCGTCCACCAGCGAGCTGCTGCGCTGCCTGGGCGAGTTCCTGTGCCGGCGCTGCTACCGGCTGAAGCACCTCTCGCCCACCGACCCCGTCCTCTGGCTGCGCTCCGTGGACCgctcgctgctgctgcagggctggcaggaccAGGGCTTCATCACGCCGGCCAACGTGGTCTTCCTCTACATGCTCTGCCGGGACGTCATCTCGGCCGAGGTGGCCAGCGACCACGaactgcaggcagtgctgctcaCCTGCCTGTACCTCTCCTACTCCTACATGGGCAACGAGATCTCCTACCCGCTCAAGCCCTTCCTGGTGGAGAGCTGTAAGGAGGCCTTCTGGGACCGCTGCCTCTCCATCATCGACCTCATGAGCCCCAAGATGCTGCAGGTCAACGCCGACCCGCACTACTTCACCCAGGTCTTCGCCGACCTCAAGAAGGAGAGCGGCGCCGAGGAGAAGGGTCGGCTGCTCATCGGCCTCGACCGGTGA